A window of the Cloacibacillus sp. An23 genome harbors these coding sequences:
- the rpmF gene encoding 50S ribosomal protein L32 produces MATPKRRVSHSRTHNRKAHWLGSLEAPSLTTCKHCGEVIETYRACPACGFYKGRQVLKITEEKTAE; encoded by the coding sequence ATGGCAACTCCAAAAAGGCGAGTATCCCACTCCCGCACGCACAACCGCAAAGCTCACTGGCTCGGCTCTCTCGAAGCCCCCAGCCTCACGACGTGCAAACACTGCGGCGAAGTCATAGAGACCTACCGCGCCTGCCCGGCCTGCGGCTTCTACAAGGGCCGTCAGGTTCTCAAAATCACTGAAGAGAAGACCGCTGAATAA